One part of the Paenibacillus silvisoli genome encodes these proteins:
- a CDS encoding head-tail connector protein produces the protein MSSNQLAQVKEYLRVDFTEDDGLIDGFILAAKGYLANAGVPEPLEAGDQYNLILMMLVALFYEKRDSTDLKIPAIIHSFITQLSIKAGAG, from the coding sequence ATGAGCAGTAATCAGTTGGCACAGGTCAAGGAATATCTTCGCGTTGATTTTACGGAGGATGACGGATTAATCGACGGATTCATCCTCGCGGCCAAGGGATACCTTGCTAATGCAGGCGTTCCGGAACCTCTGGAAGCTGGTGATCAGTATAATCTCATACTGATGATGCTCGTTGCATTGTTTTATGAGAAGCGGGACTCAACTGACCTGAAAATACCGGCCATTATCCATTCATTTATCACGCAGCTGAGCATAAAAGCTGGGGCGGGGTGA
- a CDS encoding phage head closure protein, translating to MNAGELKHRIEVWDTVESTDGDGSFIETKVRDIRAAIIPQTAGLQRQTNAEHVLSRSTHKVLMRFLSGKDITKRMWFMYQGHRFHISFILNPYFQNEKLEIFCEEILLEEQLFIHYVTIKTKKRDTLDAWGKAETFPPERHRCRIEESQEVIVNNYGQEIMSGTIIRLPGLVVIGFDDEFSWTDALGNLRTGTPLKIKPIKDATGLVRVTEVSLA from the coding sequence GTGAATGCCGGTGAGCTGAAACACAGGATAGAGGTATGGGACACGGTTGAAAGCACGGACGGTGACGGCAGCTTCATCGAAACGAAGGTGCGGGATATTCGAGCTGCAATTATCCCGCAGACTGCTGGCCTACAACGGCAAACCAACGCAGAGCATGTCTTAAGCCGGTCAACACATAAGGTTCTCATGCGGTTCCTTTCCGGCAAGGACATCACAAAGCGGATGTGGTTTATGTACCAGGGGCATCGGTTCCATATCAGTTTTATTCTGAATCCGTATTTCCAAAACGAGAAGCTGGAGATCTTCTGCGAAGAAATTCTTCTTGAAGAACAGCTCTTCATTCACTATGTCACCATCAAGACAAAGAAGCGGGACACCTTGGATGCTTGGGGGAAGGCGGAAACGTTTCCGCCTGAGAGGCACCGCTGCCGGATCGAGGAGTCCCAAGAAGTCATCGTCAACAATTATGGCCAAGAGATTATGAGCGGGACAATCATTCGCCTGCCAGGACTCGTGGTCATCGGTTTTGATGATGAGTTCAGCTGGACTGATGCGCTCGGAAACCTAAGGACGGGGACGCCATTGAAGATCAAGCCGATTAAAGATGCGACCGGCCTTGTTCGTGTGACGGAGGTGAGTTTAGCTTGA
- a CDS encoding minor capsid protein, producing MLRAIYVVDHLSAVVPLAYYVNEFPENALDSAVYVQVTGGFPPDPDSAYRRTSFQVLIRGGEFEMQETEDLALTIHSHLNGRAEFELSGQFIRQCVADQPVPLYIGRDENKRPMYSLNFTCVYLE from the coding sequence ATGCTAAGAGCCATTTATGTGGTCGATCATCTCAGCGCTGTGGTTCCGTTGGCCTACTACGTAAATGAGTTCCCTGAAAATGCATTGGATTCAGCTGTCTATGTACAGGTAACAGGCGGGTTCCCGCCAGATCCCGATTCAGCGTATAGGCGGACCTCGTTTCAGGTATTGATTCGCGGTGGCGAATTCGAGATGCAAGAAACCGAGGATCTGGCTCTAACGATTCATTCCCATTTAAACGGGAGAGCAGAATTTGAGTTATCAGGCCAGTTTATTCGCCAGTGCGTTGCCGATCAACCAGTCCCGCTGTATATCGGCCGCGATGAGAACAAACGGCCTATGTACAGCTTGAACTTTACATGCGTCTATTTGGAGTGA
- a CDS encoding phage tail family protein, translating to MSTDNGGATYDGVGFASVGLKLLKTNIPLLPDTRQVEVELPGVDGVLDMGMEYGPRLIELDVMMQASSESHYEERLQMLAKLFNAKSGAKALILDRAPGKRWMCKFNGSIGIEKLMQLGTFTLPLKAFYPFAESVGDTLTPLRYGQGYHYGMGLRIGDMYSFPVASSPKSLAVRHAGTHEAYPLIRLTGSGSNITITNQTTGESCTLALSMAGGDVVEIDCSPMAQTVKKNGANAIGAQSGKFPRLVDGDNNITITAIGVNLTVAFIFRHTYLY from the coding sequence ATGAGCACGGATAACGGCGGGGCTACTTATGACGGGGTAGGATTCGCTTCTGTCGGCCTAAAGCTGCTGAAAACGAACATACCTCTTTTGCCGGATACGAGGCAAGTCGAAGTCGAACTTCCGGGCGTAGACGGGGTACTGGATATGGGGATGGAATACGGTCCACGGCTTATTGAGCTCGATGTGATGATGCAAGCATCGAGCGAAAGCCATTATGAGGAAAGGCTTCAGATGTTGGCCAAACTGTTCAATGCCAAGTCAGGAGCCAAAGCGCTTATTCTGGATCGAGCTCCCGGCAAACGATGGATGTGCAAATTTAACGGTAGCATCGGCATCGAGAAGTTGATGCAACTAGGGACGTTTACCCTGCCTCTCAAAGCATTCTATCCTTTTGCCGAGAGTGTTGGCGATACGTTGACGCCGCTGCGGTACGGCCAAGGTTATCATTATGGCATGGGGCTGCGAATCGGCGATATGTATTCATTCCCGGTGGCATCGTCGCCTAAGAGTCTGGCAGTTCGCCACGCGGGGACACACGAAGCGTACCCACTTATCCGGCTCACTGGCTCCGGATCGAACATCACGATCACAAATCAAACGACAGGCGAATCCTGTACGTTGGCTTTGTCCATGGCCGGTGGAGATGTCGTCGAAATCGACTGCTCACCAATGGCGCAGACGGTCAAGAAGAACGGCGCGAACGCAATCGGAGCTCAAAGCGGGAAGTTCCCTAGGCTAGTTGATGGCGACAATAATATTACGATCACTGCGATCGGGGTCAACTTAACGGTCGCTTTTATTTTCCGTCACACTTACTTGTATTGA
- a CDS encoding phage tail protein, which yields MSQSRLELWDTAGRLAYLPAASSIRIREVLNGEYFISLQHPKVHGNDDRYPNLIVDNEIRCPPDVEGGQRFIIKHESGGRKDRLEKAVEAHHVAFTLGQYFYDGYIDYAAAQMPEPLLNQLFAGTPFSFAIVGSFSPQDIFEWGEKSRLALLHELREIFGAELSFDNQTITFTTRKGANNGEQIRYRKNLKGITRTIHTMDRVTRLYGYGKDGLTVEGLPGQPTKYIDSPYYDPQRPYQAKQEWPEIDDPERLLSAMQKYLTENELPKVSYDVDLVDLSKAGISVGNVGVGDTVRVIDEELGYDFETRVMEHERFPFEPQMPRLVLGNFRELGVSDYLLSYRRKQREIEVIMARRAAEIEEQQTQLEQAQSDLSGYLDGAFKDGVITTAEAKAIAEHKLQLANEKSDVDAEYSNVYANPYLTDAAAKSGLQSAKTAYNTSYSACITAIDSVISDSSITPAERTAVTNAFTDLASKLGALRTAFKVALQAITAKAEGNAKSYADALNQAVQQQLGDLTQEQDNLQTYVDGSFKDGVITTAEAQAIAEHKRQLANEKSDVDAEYTNVYANPYLTDAAAKSGLQSAKTAYNTSYSACITAIDSAISDSSITPAERTAVTNAFTDLASKLGALRTAFKVALQAITAKAEGNAKSYADALNQAVQQQLGDLTQEQADLQTYVDGSFKDGVITTAESQTIAAHKQSLAKEKAELDAEYGKVYNNLYLTNVTLKTALGTSKTNYDTSYTALNTAIDAAIADNAITTTERNNVSAKFTDLNSKLALLRQALQDCGAFISQTAVDKVAGQGILSGGIISLQNRTQTVVKTAMTQASNSTSDTVLNVASTSAFAASGTAYASAANGTTVTDFNYTGKTATTFTGVTGLDVNLPLPASVFLWNQPKADIVVSAMEVIMPDGKYVVIPETRFNNQTLGAGSTDFDGWSYKYLYVDSGGVVRMASAGTSGGLAAYPPNPPAGSIRIGYMLVGYGKEDPDGGLSNSKDFGTDGFPVFKERIYHDVRYRDERAIRAAAGDVAYGGAPYGAQTLAVSVGANSYQTYYVQVGAGRRSVNLSISLDDGSGYDNYTYGAQMTIGRKAANNADGLGRSFWATYVDADGARGHVTGQRNLVPYGVHVLSPRVWNKTYTMLYDIDLMPDPNNGGIIALKLTFRNYGGSAESFSLKLNWHAL from the coding sequence ATGAGTCAGTCGAGGCTAGAATTGTGGGATACTGCGGGGCGGTTGGCGTATTTGCCAGCCGCCTCTTCTATTCGAATCCGTGAAGTTTTGAACGGAGAGTACTTCATTTCCTTACAGCATCCAAAGGTGCACGGCAATGATGACCGGTATCCTAATCTAATCGTGGACAACGAGATCCGGTGCCCGCCTGACGTGGAGGGCGGCCAGCGGTTCATTATCAAGCACGAGTCGGGCGGCAGGAAAGACAGGCTGGAGAAAGCAGTCGAGGCCCATCATGTCGCCTTCACACTGGGCCAGTATTTTTATGATGGATATATCGATTACGCGGCAGCTCAGATGCCGGAGCCTCTGCTTAACCAGTTATTTGCGGGAACGCCGTTCAGTTTTGCGATCGTTGGTTCATTTTCTCCACAGGATATCTTCGAATGGGGCGAAAAATCCCGCCTTGCTCTACTGCATGAGCTGCGAGAAATTTTCGGTGCTGAATTATCTTTCGACAACCAGACGATTACTTTTACGACACGGAAAGGTGCCAATAATGGCGAACAGATTCGGTACCGCAAAAACTTGAAAGGCATCACACGGACGATCCATACCATGGACCGTGTAACCCGGTTATACGGTTATGGCAAAGATGGCTTGACGGTCGAGGGACTGCCCGGTCAGCCGACCAAATACATTGACTCTCCCTACTACGACCCGCAGCGGCCCTATCAGGCCAAACAGGAATGGCCGGAAATTGACGATCCGGAGCGCCTATTGTCCGCAATGCAAAAATACCTCACGGAAAACGAATTGCCAAAAGTCAGCTATGATGTCGATCTTGTTGATCTATCAAAAGCTGGCATATCGGTCGGTAATGTCGGCGTGGGTGATACTGTCCGCGTTATCGATGAAGAGCTGGGGTATGATTTTGAAACGCGGGTTATGGAGCATGAACGTTTTCCGTTTGAGCCTCAGATGCCTCGGTTGGTGCTCGGTAATTTCCGCGAGCTCGGCGTATCGGATTATTTATTGTCCTATCGCCGAAAGCAGCGGGAAATTGAAGTGATAATGGCTCGGCGGGCCGCAGAGATCGAGGAGCAACAGACACAGCTTGAGCAAGCTCAATCGGATTTATCAGGCTATCTGGATGGCGCATTTAAAGACGGTGTGATTACGACGGCGGAAGCAAAAGCAATTGCGGAGCACAAGCTTCAGCTGGCAAACGAAAAATCGGATGTGGACGCAGAGTATTCCAACGTCTACGCCAACCCGTATTTAACCGATGCAGCGGCTAAATCGGGGCTTCAATCGGCCAAGACAGCCTACAATACAAGTTACTCAGCTTGCATAACTGCGATTGACTCGGTGATCTCCGACAGCAGCATCACACCAGCCGAACGAACGGCAGTCACGAATGCGTTCACGGATTTGGCGAGCAAGCTTGGTGCACTGCGGACGGCCTTCAAGGTGGCGCTCCAGGCGATCACGGCCAAAGCAGAAGGCAATGCGAAGTCCTATGCGGATGCGCTCAATCAAGCGGTTCAGCAGCAACTCGGCGACTTAACGCAGGAGCAGGATAATTTGCAGACGTATGTGGACGGGTCATTTAAAGATGGCGTGATCACTACTGCCGAAGCACAAGCGATTGCGGAGCATAAGCGTCAGCTGGCGAATGAAAAATCGGATGTTGATGCGGAATATACCAACGTGTACGCCAACCCGTATTTGACTGATGCGGCGGCGAAATCGGGTCTACAATCGGCCAAGACAGCTTACAATACAAGCTACTCGGCCTGTATAACAGCGATTGACTCGGCGATCTCCGACAGCAGCATCACGCCAGCCGAACGAACGGCAGTCACGAATGCGTTCACGGATTTGGCGAGCAAGCTTGGTGCACTGCGGACGGCCTTCAAGGTGGCGCTTCAGGCGATCACGGCCAAAGCGGAAGGCAATGCGAAGTCCTATGCGGATGCGCTCAATCAAGCGGTTCAGCAGCAGCTCGGCGACTTAACGCAAGAGCAGGCAGATCTGCAAACATATGTCGACGGCTCCTTTAAAGACGGCGTGATCACTACAGCGGAATCTCAAACGATCGCTGCACATAAGCAGAGCCTTGCCAAAGAGAAAGCGGAGCTCGATGCCGAGTACGGGAAGGTCTACAACAATTTATACCTGACGAATGTCACGCTCAAGACGGCGCTCGGTACGAGTAAAACGAATTACGACACGTCTTACACTGCCTTGAATACGGCCATTGATGCAGCGATCGCCGATAACGCCATTACGACAACGGAGCGGAACAACGTCTCGGCCAAGTTTACGGATTTAAACAGCAAGCTCGCACTGTTGCGCCAGGCGCTTCAAGATTGTGGCGCCTTTATCTCGCAGACTGCGGTAGATAAAGTTGCAGGTCAGGGCATTCTCAGCGGCGGGATCATTTCGCTGCAGAACAGAACGCAAACCGTCGTGAAGACGGCAATGACGCAAGCATCGAACAGCACCTCGGATACGGTGCTTAACGTAGCCAGCACATCGGCATTTGCCGCCAGCGGAACAGCATACGCCAGTGCGGCCAATGGCACCACGGTAACGGATTTCAACTACACAGGGAAGACCGCAACGACATTCACCGGAGTAACAGGACTGGATGTAAACCTGCCACTACCTGCAAGCGTGTTTCTCTGGAATCAGCCTAAAGCAGACATCGTTGTTTCCGCTATGGAAGTGATCATGCCGGATGGCAAGTATGTTGTCATTCCGGAGACGAGGTTTAATAACCAGACGCTTGGAGCAGGATCAACGGATTTTGACGGTTGGTCATACAAATATCTTTATGTGGACTCGGGCGGCGTCGTCCGTATGGCGTCTGCCGGTACAAGTGGCGGTTTGGCCGCTTACCCACCGAATCCGCCTGCTGGTAGCATTCGAATCGGGTATATGCTCGTCGGATATGGCAAAGAGGACCCGGACGGGGGGCTGAGTAATTCCAAAGACTTTGGAACCGATGGCTTTCCCGTATTCAAAGAGCGGATCTACCACGATGTACGCTATCGGGACGAGCGGGCGATCCGTGCAGCAGCTGGCGATGTAGCGTACGGTGGTGCACCATATGGGGCGCAGACGCTCGCGGTTAGCGTAGGAGCCAACTCGTACCAGACCTATTATGTTCAGGTAGGTGCGGGCCGCCGGAGCGTAAATCTCTCCATCTCCTTGGACGATGGCAGCGGATACGACAATTATACCTATGGAGCTCAAATGACCATTGGCCGCAAGGCAGCCAATAACGCGGATGGTCTTGGCAGATCATTCTGGGCGACATATGTCGATGCAGACGGCGCGCGCGGCCATGTGACTGGCCAACGAAATCTGGTGCCTTATGGTGTTCATGTTCTTTCGCCACGCGTTTGGAATAAGACTTACACGATGCTTTATGACATAGATTTGATGCCTGACCCTAACAATGGCGGCATCATTGCGCTCAAACTGACCTTCCGGAATTATGGCGGCAGCGCAGAAAGCTTCAGCCTTAAATTGAATTGGCATGCACTATAA
- a CDS encoding phage holin family protein, translated as MQKTLAALFGSIFVPIFEFLYGGGETVVSIMSAILLFVVLDWLTGTRAAKKDLSYASKYGLDGLFRTFFILLLPAGGHMLDNVFGLSGVVFGLLSIGILYHIAQSMTANAIRAGWGDFFPQWILQPLLNWVRSELEQKIARAIDRQPANKGDGLNG; from the coding sequence TTGCAAAAGACGTTGGCAGCATTATTTGGTTCAATCTTTGTTCCAATCTTCGAGTTTCTATATGGAGGTGGCGAAACCGTGGTGTCGATCATGTCAGCTATACTCCTATTTGTCGTACTAGACTGGTTGACTGGAACCCGCGCCGCCAAAAAGGATTTATCCTATGCTAGCAAGTACGGGCTCGATGGTCTGTTCCGGACATTTTTCATTTTGCTTTTGCCCGCTGGTGGCCACATGCTGGATAACGTTTTCGGGTTGTCTGGTGTGGTATTTGGTTTATTGTCGATTGGCATTCTTTATCACATTGCGCAGAGCATGACGGCCAATGCGATCCGCGCCGGATGGGGCGACTTCTTTCCCCAATGGATTCTGCAGCCGCTGCTAAATTGGGTACGGAGTGAATTGGAACAGAAAATTGCACGAGCAATTGATCGACAACCGGCCAATAAAGGAGATGGGCTGAATGGATAA
- a CDS encoding N-acetylmuramoyl-L-alanine amidase family protein, which translates to MDKQYKVALDDGHGMETPGKRTPRFADGSFMHENEFNRRVVELLAIELKRSGIQVLLVAPGDRDVPLSERTTAANMAGADLYLSVHANAYGDGSFNGTSGVETLYKPGNISSAQFAEILQRRLVKGTKQTDRGLKERNDLHVLNATRMPAALVECGFMTNSPEATLLRSDSFRKECASELAQGVCEYFGITYQGEVEEVNKAKTIINGQPAADAILLENSTYIKVSELKKLGINVEWDNITKTVSLTK; encoded by the coding sequence ATGGATAAGCAGTACAAAGTCGCATTGGACGACGGACACGGTATGGAGACGCCAGGAAAGAGAACGCCGAGGTTTGCCGATGGTTCGTTCATGCATGAGAACGAGTTTAATCGCCGAGTGGTGGAGCTGCTGGCCATTGAGCTGAAACGCTCCGGGATTCAGGTTCTGCTCGTCGCACCCGGCGACAGGGACGTCCCTTTGAGCGAGAGAACCACTGCGGCGAATATGGCTGGCGCAGACCTGTACTTGTCTGTGCACGCGAATGCATACGGTGACGGAAGCTTTAACGGGACAAGCGGCGTTGAGACGCTGTACAAACCGGGCAACATCTCCAGCGCCCAGTTCGCTGAAATCCTGCAGCGTCGCTTGGTAAAAGGCACCAAGCAGACGGATCGCGGGTTGAAAGAGCGAAACGATCTTCATGTGCTTAATGCTACCAGAATGCCTGCGGCGCTTGTGGAGTGCGGGTTCATGACCAATTCTCCCGAGGCGACCTTACTCCGATCGGACAGCTTCCGGAAAGAGTGTGCTTCCGAGCTCGCGCAAGGCGTCTGCGAATATTTCGGGATTACATATCAGGGGGAGGTAGAAGAGGTGAACAAGGCAAAGACGATCATTAATGGTCAGCCAGCAGCTGACGCAATTTTGCTTGAAAACAGCACCTATATTAAGGTATCGGAGCTAAAGAAGCTAGGAATCAATGTTGAATGGGATAATATCACAAAGACAGTAAGCTTGACGAAATAG
- a CDS encoding YjfB family protein, with translation MDIAALSMSLSQSNLMQNVSLSVLQMAKGSAEQQGQAMVEMMQRSVTPHLGGNLDLKV, from the coding sequence ATGGACATTGCGGCGCTTTCGATGTCGCTCAGCCAAAGCAATCTCATGCAGAACGTCAGCCTTAGCGTGCTTCAGATGGCCAAGGGCTCTGCCGAACAGCAAGGTCAAGCCATGGTGGAGATGATGCAGCGCAGCGTGACGCCTCATCTCGGCGGCAATCTGGATCTTAAAGTCTAG
- a CDS encoding leucine-rich repeat domain-containing protein, producing the protein MVKNVVGVMIFFVCVAGLFMYNQQTGKAPLRFTNPQIEEILREELQIPEYEKLTKEALLGVEDLRLTGLGLTDLDDLQDLKNLKTLDLSDNKLQSLDGIEALPKLEGLIATSNKIKDISAVAELKQLRELSVAGNKLTDLSPLKGMDRLTGLDIRMNAVETIDVMASMPQTMTFLCNENRITSIDALKSLSGLRFLSIGTNPIQDITPIQSLSQIEMLAIEKLNIEDVTWLAGLSNLTVLYAYDNRITDIEPLTKLTHLNTLWIKNNPIKDYAPLEKLELAVLEK; encoded by the coding sequence ATGGTAAAAAACGTAGTCGGCGTCATGATCTTTTTCGTATGTGTTGCCGGGTTATTTATGTACAATCAACAGACGGGGAAAGCGCCGCTTCGGTTCACCAATCCGCAGATCGAAGAAATCCTCCGGGAGGAGCTGCAAATACCGGAATACGAGAAGCTGACGAAAGAGGCTCTCCTCGGCGTGGAAGATCTAAGGCTGACGGGACTGGGCTTGACCGATCTAGATGATCTGCAGGATTTGAAGAATCTTAAAACGCTGGATCTGTCCGACAATAAGCTTCAATCGTTGGACGGCATTGAAGCGCTGCCGAAGCTGGAAGGGCTTATCGCAACCAGCAATAAAATCAAGGATATATCCGCCGTTGCCGAGTTGAAGCAGCTTCGCGAATTGAGCGTAGCGGGCAACAAGCTCACCGATCTATCACCCTTAAAGGGAATGGATCGGCTGACGGGATTGGATATTCGAATGAACGCGGTTGAAACTATCGACGTGATGGCTTCCATGCCGCAGACGATGACCTTTCTCTGCAACGAGAACCGAATTACAAGCATCGACGCGCTCAAGAGCCTTAGCGGGCTTAGATTCTTATCGATCGGTACGAACCCCATTCAGGATATAACGCCGATTCAATCCCTGAGTCAGATTGAAATGCTGGCCATCGAGAAACTGAATATCGAGGACGTCACATGGCTGGCGGGATTGTCCAACCTCACCGTCCTGTATGCCTACGATAACCGAATCACAGACATAGAGCCGCTCACTAAGCTGACGCATCTCAACACGCTTTGGATCAAGAACAATCCGATTAAAGACTATGCGCCGCTAGAGAAGCTGGAATTGGCCGTTCTTGAAAAATAA
- a CDS encoding NUDIX hydrolase, producing the protein MAGTSEEYFDYYDEAGVRLGTAPRSEVHARGLWHRSIHCWLVRREGDRKLVLFQQRSADKDTFPGYYDITAAGHLSAGETMQDAAREIEEELGVPVAFEALIPLGEARKEASGFAKGTAFIDREISGVYGFVYDGPLASLTLQEDEVSGVYEADLSEMIALFEGERDHAAAAGFRLDAGHLPAEAGILVKADAFVTRPYSYYAETFRALLRHL; encoded by the coding sequence ATGGCTGGCACTAGCGAAGAATACTTCGACTATTACGACGAAGCCGGCGTCCGGCTCGGCACGGCCCCGCGCAGCGAGGTGCATGCCCGCGGGCTCTGGCACCGCTCCATTCATTGCTGGCTCGTCCGCCGCGAAGGCGACCGCAAGCTCGTGCTGTTTCAGCAGCGGAGCGCGGACAAGGATACGTTCCCGGGCTATTACGACATTACGGCCGCCGGTCACCTCTCCGCAGGCGAAACGATGCAGGATGCGGCCCGCGAGATCGAAGAGGAGCTGGGCGTGCCGGTCGCGTTCGAGGCGCTGATTCCGCTTGGCGAAGCGCGCAAGGAAGCGTCCGGCTTCGCCAAGGGAACCGCCTTTATCGACCGCGAGATCAGCGGGGTGTACGGTTTTGTTTACGACGGGCCGCTTGCTTCGCTAACCCTGCAAGAGGACGAAGTGAGCGGTGTGTACGAAGCTGACTTAAGCGAGATGATCGCCCTGTTCGAGGGGGAGCGGGATCATGCTGCTGCGGCCGGTTTCCGGCTCGATGCCGGCCATCTTCCGGCCGAAGCCGGAATTCTAGTGAAGGCTGACGCGTTCGTGACGCGCCCTTATAGCTACTACGCCGAGACGTTCCGCGCTTTGCTCCGCCATTTGTGA
- the mscL gene encoding large conductance mechanosensitive channel protein MscL gives MVKILKEFKEFAVRGNVLDLAVGVIIGGAFGKIVTSLVNDIIMPPISKLLGNVNLVDRFWILSKLKPDQETPDTLAAAQKASVSVIAYGNFLNIILDFTIVAFCIFLIVKGANTLRRLGQPEPEVAPAEPTEKTCPYCLSKIPIKATRCGHCTSHLRDEQDELQEGLS, from the coding sequence ATGGTTAAAATTTTAAAAGAGTTCAAAGAGTTCGCCGTCCGAGGCAACGTGCTCGATCTGGCTGTCGGGGTCATCATCGGCGGAGCGTTCGGCAAGATCGTTACCTCGCTCGTCAACGATATCATTATGCCGCCGATCAGCAAGCTGCTGGGCAACGTCAATCTGGTCGATCGGTTCTGGATTCTATCCAAGCTGAAGCCGGATCAAGAGACGCCTGATACACTGGCCGCGGCGCAGAAGGCATCCGTGTCCGTCATCGCCTACGGCAACTTCCTCAACATCATTCTCGATTTCACCATCGTCGCCTTCTGTATCTTCCTGATCGTGAAGGGTGCCAACACGCTGAGACGACTCGGTCAGCCAGAACCGGAGGTAGCCCCGGCAGAGCCGACGGAGAAGACGTGCCCGTACTGCTTGTCCAAAATTCCGATCAAAGCGACCCGCTGCGGCCACTGTACCTCCCATCTGCGCGACGAGCAGGACGAGCTGCAAGAGGGCTTGTCCTAA